A section of the bacterium genome encodes:
- a CDS encoding electron transport complex subunit E, which translates to MNAEDFWKGLWRENPIFVQVLGMCPALAVSNTARNALAMGLATLFVLVASNAVVALLRNFVPKQVRIATYILVIATFVTVVDYTIQAISLELHRALGAFISLIVVNCLILGRAEAFASRNGVGRSILDGAGMGLGFTLALLSLGAVREILGSGSLFGVALFHADFQPWVIMLLPSGGFFTLAAWLMLFGRWRAPDA; encoded by the coding sequence GTGAACGCCGAGGATTTCTGGAAGGGGCTTTGGCGAGAGAACCCGATCTTCGTGCAGGTGCTCGGGATGTGCCCGGCGCTGGCCGTCTCGAACACGGCGCGCAACGCGTTGGCGATGGGCCTCGCAACGCTCTTCGTGCTGGTTGCTTCCAACGCGGTCGTGGCGCTACTGCGAAACTTCGTGCCCAAGCAGGTCCGGATCGCGACCTACATCCTCGTGATCGCCACTTTTGTGACCGTCGTCGACTACACCATCCAGGCGATCAGCCTGGAGCTTCATCGCGCCCTTGGCGCGTTCATTTCCTTGATCGTGGTGAATTGTCTGATCCTGGGGCGCGCAGAGGCCTTCGCTTCTCGCAACGGCGTGGGGCGTTCGATCCTCGACGGTGCTGGGATGGGACTCGGTTTCACGCTGGCTCTCCTCTCGCTCGGAGCCGTCCGCGAGATCCTCGGCAGCGGCTCGCTCTTCGGCGTGGCCCTCTTCCACGCGGATTTCCAGCCCTGGGTGATCATGTTGCTTCCCAGTGGCGGTTTCTTCACGTTGGCCG
- a CDS encoding FMN-binding protein, which yields MSVPALPPVATEGGWPMARAMVGVGLVCGLLIVFVYEGTRPRIERARAEALRQAVFEVLPLASSSRSFERDQDGHYLPVRDGASSTERVHAGFDAEGRLVGLALEAAGMGYQDVIRLLYGYAVENETIIGVHVLESRETPGLGDRVESDPGFQANFARLDVSLSADGRTILNAIEVVKHGEKQHPWQIDGLTGATITSKAIGSILRESTLARLPAIRTRLVDFAEEATP from the coding sequence ATGAGTGTGCCTGCTCTCCCGCCGGTCGCCACAGAAGGTGGCTGGCCGATGGCCCGGGCGATGGTCGGGGTGGGGCTCGTGTGCGGCCTGTTGATCGTCTTCGTGTACGAAGGCACACGCCCGAGGATCGAGCGCGCCCGCGCCGAGGCACTTCGGCAGGCGGTCTTCGAGGTACTTCCCCTTGCGAGTTCGAGCCGAAGCTTCGAGCGCGACCAGGACGGCCACTACCTTCCCGTCCGGGACGGCGCATCCAGCACGGAGCGGGTTCACGCTGGTTTCGATGCCGAAGGTCGGTTGGTCGGGCTGGCGCTGGAGGCGGCGGGCATGGGTTATCAGGATGTGATCCGTCTGCTCTATGGCTATGCGGTCGAGAACGAGACGATCATCGGCGTGCACGTGCTCGAGAGCCGGGAGACCCCCGGTCTCGGTGACCGCGTCGAGAGCGATCCCGGCTTCCAGGCGAACTTCGCCCGCCTCGACGTCTCGCTCTCAGCCGACGGGCGGACGATCCTCAATGCGATCGAGGTGGTGAAGCACGGCGAAAAGCAACATCCCTGGCAGATCGACGGCCTCACGGGCGCGACCATCACGTCGAAAGCGATCGGGAGTATCCTCCGGGAGAGCACACTGGCGCGCCTGCCAGCGATCCGAACCCGCCTCGTGGATTTCGCAGAGGAGGCGACCCCGTGA